The Miscanthus floridulus cultivar M001 chromosome 17, ASM1932011v1, whole genome shotgun sequence genome has a window encoding:
- the LOC136515410 gene encoding uncharacterized protein: MKESSYHNTKMVVYYQELCQLEDKFDGPELNHIPRRLNEVADALAKTASGREPVPIGVFASDQYKPSVCSMELEQIGDGPPALGSGANQPVAPSDPKVLELDKDPAIEPNPLADWRTPYLDYLLHEVLPMNKMEARWLAHRAMSFIVIEGELYKRSHTGILQHYIPIEQGKQLQGDIHGEVCGHHATARTLVGNAF, encoded by the coding sequence atgaaggaatcaagctaccacaacaccaagatggttgTGTATTACCAAGAACTCTGCCAGCTGGAGGATAAGTTCGATGGTcccgagctcaatcacatcccgaggcgtcTGAATGAGGTGGCCGACGCGCTGGCGAAAACGGCATCCGGTAgagagccggtgccaataggcgtctttgccagtgatcagtacaagccctcggtctgcTCTATGGAGCTAGAACAGATCGGTGACGGGCCTCCTGCCCTAGGCTCAGGAGCTAACCAGCCGGtggctccatctgaccctaaAGTCTTGGAACTTGACAAGGATCCAGCaatagagcccaaccctctggctgactggaggacaccttacctcgactacctcctccatgaggtgctgccgatgaacaaaatggaggctcggtggctcgcgCATCGTGCCATGTCCTTTATCgttattgagggtgagctctacaagcgaagccacaccgggatcctgcagcactacatccccatcgaacaaggaaaGCAGTTGCAGGGTGATATCCATGGTGAGGTCTGCGGGCACCATGCCACAGCTAGGACCCTGGTCGGAAATGcgttctga